The following proteins are encoded in a genomic region of Nicotiana sylvestris chromosome 4, ASM39365v2, whole genome shotgun sequence:
- the LOC104237476 gene encoding uncharacterized protein has protein sequence MFMNRMNITELLESDWSAEIHEYIVTVRGNIAEVDNYFDWYYISCNLCSKKIVPSNGVYTCHFCAKECKFPLVKYKIHVKVRDKTGNTTVVLFNAVVEKLLDTFAHELFNRLSLESNNVPPLIQSLCGKEFIFKLRLNNYNLKEGLENYTVSKLFIPDENLELQYTTRKEQKGKKKVEDNIETKRFVEAKESTAVSLEDFEDSPEDPHVNDDVNCKGRRTSSRKIRKRNLIIHDDEVIEQATKKSKK, from the exons ATGTTTATGAACAGGATGAACATTACTGAGTTGTTGGAGTCCGACTGGAGTGCGGAAATACAT GAATACATTGTTACAGTGAGGGGAAACATTGCAGAAGTAGATAATTATTTTGATTGGTACTACATTTCATGCAACTTGTGTTCAAAGAAGATTGTACCTTCAAATGGTGTCTACACATGTCACTTTTGCGCAAAAGAATGCAAGTTTCCTTTGGTGAA GTACAAAATACATGTCAAAGTAAGAGACAAAACTGGAAATACTACTGTGGTATTATTTAATGCTGTTGTGGAGAAGCTCCTCGATACATTTGCCCACGAGTTGTTCAATAGGCTATCATTGGAAAGCAATAATGTACCTCCACTAATCCAGAGCCTTTGCGGCAAGGAATTTATTTTCAAGCTACGATTAAACAATTACAATCTTAAAGAGGGGCTTGAAAATTATACTGTATCCAAGTTGTTCATTCCAGATGAGAATCTTGAATTGCAATACACAACAAGGAAAGAACAAAAG GGAAAAAAGAAGGTGGAGGATAACATTGAAACAAAACGTTTTGTTGAAGCAAAG GAATCTACTGCTGTCTCTTTGGAGGACTTTGAAGACTCTCCAGAAGATCCACATGTCAATGACGATGTTAACTGTAAGGGGAGAAGAACCTCATCAAGAAAGATTAGAAAGAGAAACCTAATCATACATGACGATGAAGTTATCGAGCAAGCAACCAAAAAAAGCAAGAAGTAG
- the LOC104237478 gene encoding replication protein A 70 kDa DNA-binding subunit D-like, translated as MAYSLLTHLNSTRDDWTVRVRVCRKWDSINFKRNRELMSTDMILIDEEETLIHATINKNLVNKYKNLLSEGSVYFIKNFKVSEASGVYRPVTSNFKISFFLTTALQELQEGIVNIPINGFQFIKPDMIDSRLNNNTVLSDVVGCLTAIGDMESVGSN; from the exons ATGGCGTATTCTCTTCTTACACACTTGAATAGTACTAGGGATGATTGGACCGTGAGGGTTAGAGTTTGCCGGAAATGGGACTCTATTAATTTCAAGAGAAACAGAGAACTAATGAGTACAGACATGATCCTTATAGATGAAGAG GAAACTTTGATACATGCTACAATCAACAAGAATTTAGTAAATAAGTACAAGAATTTGCTCAGTGAAGGATCAGTCTATTTTATTAAGAACTTCAAAGTTAGTGAGGCTTCTGGTGTATATAGACCAGTGACAAGTAATTTCAAAATTTCTTTCTTCCTGACAACTGCACTCCAGGAACTACAAGAAGGTATTGTTAATATTCCAATAAACGGATTCCAGTTTATAAAACCCGACATGATCGACTCAAGGCTGAACAATAACACCGTTCTATCAG ATGTGGTTGGTTGTTTAACTGCCATCGGTGACATGGAGAGTGTTGGAAGCAATTAG